A single Phoenix dactylifera cultivar Barhee BC4 chromosome 1, palm_55x_up_171113_PBpolish2nd_filt_p, whole genome shotgun sequence DNA region contains:
- the LOC120112798 gene encoding subtilisin-like protease SBT3 — MALLSSFHYVWMAVAILTSHMIPTSAEVATYIVHMDLSAMPRAFSGHHSWYTSVVAAATATSDSISPTSNLIYVYDNAIHGFSARLSPLQLQQLKRSHGYLSCYREMPVTVDTTHTPEFLHLSSGSGLWPASNYGEDVIIGVVDTGIWPESKSFSDDGMTDVPARWKGVCEQGTAFSSSACNRKLIGARSFNKGLLAAHPNLTIVVNSPRDTEGHGTHTSSTAAGNYVPDASFFGYAPGTARGMAPRARLAMYKALWDEGNAMSDIIAAIDQAISDGVDVISLSLGFDFLPLYKEPIAMASFAAMEKGIFVTTSAGNRGPDLRVLHNGTPWVTTIAAGTVDRGFASIVDLGDGGSITGQSLYPGRPPSTRHAFPLVFMGSCGNKTLLKNARHKMVVCDAKDLSFATFQVESAKVDAALFIHAKVDLYVQFSFPGAIISPQDGKTILEYINKSSNPRAMLRFRETILGTKPAPMAADYTSRGPSASCPTVLKPDILAPGSFILASWAQNSSVGFDRSRELYSPFNIISGTSMACPHAAGIAAMIKGARPDWSPAAIRSALVTTANNLDNTMMPIRDMGYADRPAATPLAIGSGLIEPNRVLDPGLVYDASTEDYVRLLCAMKYTSKQIKMITKTYSFDCSHASLDLNYPSFIAFFDPNKTAASDKVVQEFRRTVTNMGDAVASYNAKVVAMKGFAIRVVPEKLVFHEKYEKKSFALILVGQMGKKADEVLHGSLSWMDDKGKYVVRSPIVATTINSTRL; from the coding sequence ATGGCACTTTTGTCATCCTTCCACTATGTGTGGATGGCAGTAGCCATACTTACCTCACATATGATACCAACATCAGCTGAAGTTGCCACCTATATTGTCCACATGGACTTATCAGCCATGCCCAGAGCCTTCTCAGGCCACCACAGCTGGTATACCTCTGTCGTCGCCGCCGCCACCGCCACCTCTGACTCGATCTCTCCAACCTCCAACCTCATCTATGTCTATGACAATGCTATTCATGGATTCAGCGCTCGACTCTCGCCATTGCAGCTCCAACAACTCAAGAGATCACATGGCTACTTGTCGTGCTACCGTGAAATGCCGGTGACGGTTGACACCACCCACACCCCCGAATTCCTCCACCTTAGTTCAGGTTCCGGTTTGTGGCCGGCCTCCAACTATGGCGAGGACGTCATAATTGGGGTGGTCGACACCGGGATATGGCCCGAGAGCAAGAGCTTTAGTGACGACGGCATGACCGACGTGCCTGCCAGATGGAAGGGCGTCTGCGAGCAAGGCACTGCTTTCAGCTCCTCGGCGTGCAACCGAAAGCTCATCGGAGCCCGAAGCTTCAACAAGGGCTTGCTTGCAGCACACCCAAACCTCACCATTGTGGTCAATTCCCCGCGTGACACCGAAGGTCATGGCACGCACACCTCCTCCACCGCTGCCGGGAATTACGTCCCCGACGCGTCCTTCTTCGGGTACGCACCAGGCACGGCCCGGGGGATGGCGCCCCGTGCGCGGCTAGCCATGTACAAGGCTCTTTGGGATGAAGGAAACGCCATGTCCGACATCATCGCCGCAATCGACCAAGCTATATCTGATGGCGTGGACGTCATCTCCCTATCTTTGGGCTTCGACTTCCTCCCACTCTACAAGGAACCCATTGCCATGGCCTCCTTCGCCGCCATGGAGAAGGGGATATTCGTCACGACCTCCGCAGGCAACAGGGGCCCAGACTTGCGGGTCCTGCACAACGGGACCCCCTGGGTCACTACCATCGCCGCCGGCACCGTCGATCGGGGCTTCGCCAGCATCGTCGATCTCGGAGATGGTGGCTCCATCACTGGGCAATCACTGTACCCTGGAAGACCACCTTCCACCAGGCATGCATTTCCCTTGGTGTTCATGGGGTCTTGTGGCAACAAGACCCTGCTGAAGAATGCGCGTCACAAGATGGTAGTATGTGATGCCAAGGATCTCAGCTTTGCCACCTTCCAAGTAGAGTCTGCCAAAGTGGATGCTGCCCTCTTCATACATGCTAAAGTGGACTTATACGTCCAATTCTCATTCCCTGGGGCTATCATCAGCCCTCAAGATGGTAAGACCATCTTGGAGTACATAAATAAAAGCTCGAACCCGAGAGCCATGTTGAGATTTCGGGAGACCATCTTGGGCACAAAGCCTGCCCCCATGGCGGCTGACTACACCTCCAGAGGGCCCTCGGCGAGCTGCCCAACTGTGCTGAAGCCAGACATTTTGGCTCCTGGCAGCTTCATCCTTGCATCTTGGGCGCAGAATTCATCGGTAGGGTTCGACAGGTCCCGTGAATTGTATAGCCCATTCAACATCATATCAGGAACATCCATGGCCTGCCCTCATGCAGCAGGCATAGCTGCAATGATCAAGGGTGCAAGGCCGGACTGGAGCCCTGCGGCAATTCGATCTGCGCTGGTGACCACCGCAAACAATTTGGACAACACGATGATGCCAATTAGAGACATGGGGTATGCCGATCGGCCGGCGGCGACTCCGCTGGCTATCGGGTCCGGTCTCATTGAGCCCAACAGGGTACTCGATCCTGGTCTTGTCTATGATGCCAGCACCGAGGACTATGTGAGACTCTTATGTGCCATGAAATATACCAGCAAGCAGATAAAGATGATCACCAAGACCTATTCTTTCGATTGCTCGCATGCatctttagatctcaattatccATCGTTCATTGCATTCTTCGATCCTAACAAGACTGCTGCTAGCGATAAGGTTGTCCAAGAGTTCCGAAGGACGGTGACGAACATGGGAGATGCGGTGGCGAGTTACAACGCCAAGGTGGTGGCTATGAAGGGGTTTGCAATCAGGGTCGTGCcggagaagttggtttttcacGAGAAGTACGAGAAGAAAAGTTTCGCTCTCATTCTGGTAGGCCAGATGGGGAAGAAAGCAGATGAGGTGCTTCATGGTTCATTAAGCTGGATGGATGATAAAGGGAAGTATGTGGTAAGGAGCCCTATAGTGGCAACTACCATCAACTCAACTCGGTTGTAG